The Peribacillus simplex genome contains the following window.
ACAGACGCTTTTTAGATAGATATAGGTGGTGTGGCAATGGAGAGTTGGGACGATTTCTTGGCGCCTTATACTCAGGCTGTCGAAGAATTAAAGGTTAAGCTAAAGGGATTAAGGAAACAGTTTGAGAGAGAGAATATTCACTCACCGATCGAATTTGTAACAGGCAGGGTAAAGCCGATTGTCAGTATTTTGGATAAGGCGAGTCAGAAGGATATTGCCATTGATAAATTGGGAACCGAAATTCAGGATATTGCAGGACTTCGCATGATGTGCCAGTTCGTGGATGATATCGAACAGGTAGTTGAACTTTTACGAGGTCGCAATGACTTTGAGATAGTTGAGGAGAGGAATTATATTTCCCATAAAAAAGCAAGCGGCTACCGTTCTTATCATGTTGTCATCCGCTACCCGGTCCAGACGATCCATGGCGAAAAAAATATACTTGCCGAAATTCAAATCAGGACACTTGCTATGAATTTTTGGGCTACGATTGAACATTCTTTAAATTATAAATATAAAGGCATTTTTCCGGAAGATATTCAACTGCGGCTAAAACGCGCAGCTGAAGCCGCCTTCCTGCTTGATGCAGAGATGTCGCAAATCCGTACGGAAATCCAGGAAGCACAGCGTCTTTTTTCCAGGAAGAAAGATTCTTAAACGTATAAATGAACAAAAAGAAATCTAAATTGTAAGGTGGGATTACATGAAATTTGCGATTACGTCAAAAGGAGATGCGAAATCGAATACTTTAATGCAAAGGATGCGAACGTATCTTCAGGACTTTCATTTGGAATATGACGAAGATCAGCCGGATATTGTCATTTCTGTCGGTGGTGATGGCACATTATTATATGCATTTCACCGTTATAGTAATAGATTGGACAAAACCGCCTTTGTTGGTGTACATACAGGACATCTTGGTTTTTATGCAGATTGGACCCCTGATGAAATTGAAAAATTAGTGATAGCTTTAGCAAAAACCCCATTTCAAGTGGTGGAGTATCCACTGCTCGAAACAATCGTTCGTTATCAGCATGGAGGACGCGAAACCAGATTTCTGGCTTTGAATGAATCGACAGTCAAAAGTGTTGAAGGGACGCTTGTCATGGATGTTGAGATACGCGGCCAGCATTTTGAGACGTTCCGCGGAGATGGTCTATGCATTGCGACGCCATCTGGAAGTACGGCTTATAATAAGGCGCTTGGTGGAGCCATCGTCCATCCATCAATCGATGCCATTCAGATTACCGAATTGGCATCCATTAATAACCGGGTGTTTAGGACGGTAGGATCTCCTCTGCTGCTGCCGGCACATCATACATGTATGTTCCGGCCGGTCAATGCTGTCAATTTTCAAATTACGATCGATCATTTGACCCTGCTTCAAGAAGACGTCAAGTCGATACAGTGCCGAGTTGCAGATGAAAAGATCCGATTTGCCAGATTCCGCCCTTTTCCTTTCTGGAAAAGAGTGCATGATTCATTTATTGCTAATTAAGGAGATAGACTCACCTCATGTCAAATCAAAACTTTTCTTTGACCTGGTCGGTTTTTGAAGAGGATTCTGGCTCTTTATTGCGAGAGTTTCTCAGCAAATGCGATATTTCAAAACGAGCATTAACGGATATTAAGTTTAAAGGTGGATATATCCAGTTGAACGGCGAAGAAGTAACCGTAAGGGAACGGATTGAAACCGGCGACATCATCACCGTCATATTTCCGCCGGAGCAGGCAAGTGAAGGCCTTTTGCCAGAACCCATCCCCCTAAATGTCAGGTATGAAGATGAATTTGTATTGGTGGTGGCCAAGCCTTCTTCCATGAATACCATTCCTTCCCGGGAGCATCCCAACGGCAGTCTGGCCAATGGCTTGGCGGGATATTATAAGAAGAAGGGAATACAGGCAACGATCCATATTGTTACAAGGCTTGACCGCGATACATCGGGGTTGGTTTTAATTGCCAAGCATCGGCATATCCATCACCTTTTAAGTGAACAACAAAAATCAGGAAAGGTTAAACGGAGATACCAAGCCATAGCCGAAGGACTCGTTGATGGACCTGAAGGGGAGATAGTTGCGCCAATTGGCAGAAAGTCGACCAGCATCATTGAACGGGAAGTCAGGGACGATGGCCGGTATGCCTGTACTCTATTTAAGGTATTGGCACACACTGGGTCGCACACATTCCTCAATTTGGAACTCCAAACAGGGAGGACACATCAAATAAGGGTCCATATAGCCCATATTGGTCATCCATTGGCTGGTGATGATTTATATGGAGGGAGCAGGAGGGATATCTCTCGCCAGGCCCTTCATTGTTTTGAATTGAAATTTTTACATCCTTTCACAAAGAAGATGATGTTGTTTCAAGAAGAGCTACCTGAAGATATGACCCGATTGCTCGAGGGAAGTATAGGCTGGGATTTCTGATTTTATAACCGGCCCGCATCAAGCCGAAAACAAGATTAAGCAAAAATCCATAGACGCAAAAAAACTCACCAAGATGGCGAGTTTTTTTGGTTAATCAAAAGATGTCCTGAATTTTTCCGCTATATATGGCATGGTTGAAGGCACCTCTTGAAGATCCATTTCAGGATAACGGACAGCTGTTAGTTTTCCACCGAAGACGCAGCCTGTATCAATATTGTAAGTATGATTGACTCGTCTTGCTTCAGGGACTGGTGTATGACCATACACGATCCATTTTTCCCCTTTGTAGGATTGAGCCCAGTCCTTCCTGACCGGAGACCCATCTGGATGTTTGGAGCCATTGATATCACCGTAGAGGACAAAGGTTTTTACCTTACTGCTATATTGGCCAATATAATCACTGCGAATTCCCGCATGGGCAATGATCAGTCGTCCATCATCAATAAGTTGATATAGTGGGGAACGTTCATACAGATCCATGAATTTTTTTCGGATTTTCTTCTGCTCCCGAATGTTTAGGGATTCATATTCAGCTACTGTAGTCTCTAAACCATGTGATATTTGAACTTTATTGCCTGAAAAATAACGATACAATTTATTGCAATGGTTTCCTGGGGCATACCTTGCAATATTTTGGTTAATGACTAATTCATGGACAACCTCGATTACTTGAAGGGAATTAGGGCCGCGATCGGTTAAATCCCCTACAAAGCCGAGAACCCTTCCGGAGGGATGGACAGGAATCCCAGTATCCCATGTATAGCCCATTTTTTCCGTCAGTTGCTTGAATTCAGCGAAACATCCATGAATGTCCCCTATGATATCGATGTTCATTTGACACACCCTTTGTTTGTTTTGTATATGTTTATGGTATTAGTATAGTATTATTTAAAAAAATAAAATATAAACGAGGAAATGAAAAAATATGTTTTAGGAGGTGCAGGTTATGGAGGAGATGAAGGAAAGGGAACGTGTTCAAATGAATAACGGGCTTTTGCTTGAAGCGCTTAAAACGGAAAATCTGGATCAGTTCCGTACGGAGTTCCTTGAAATGCATCCATATGATCAAGCCCAATTTTATACAAGCTTGTCAGATGAATTCAGATCCGTCGTATATAGATATTTGTCACCGGAAGAAATGGCTGGCCTTTTTGAAAATATAGAAATAGATAAAGAGGATTTCGAAAGCCTGCTGGCTGAAATGAATCCTTCTTACGTGGCTGATATGCTTTCCCATATGTATGCAGATGACGCGGCTGACGTCCTAAATGAAATCAATGATGAGCAGGCCGTCAGCTATTTGACCATCATGGATGATGAAGCGGCAAGTGAAATCCAAGAGCTTCTAAACTATGAAGAGTATACAGCGGGAAGCATCATGACGACAGAGTTCATCGCCATAGAAGCAAACGAAACGGCTCGATCAGCCATGAAGATCTTAAAAAGGGAAGCTCCGCAAGCGGAGACGATATATTATGTGTTCGTTACCGATCAGGATAAGAAACTTCTTGGTGTCTTATCGCTCAGGACATTGATCATAGCTGATGAAGATGCTTTAATTGGTGATCTAATGGATGACCGGGTAGTATCCGTACCTGTATCTGAAGACCAGGAAGAGGTTGCGCGTAAAATAAGGGACTATAATTTCCTTGCCGTGCCAGTCGTCGATTTTCAAAACCATTTGTTAGGGATCATTACAGTTGATGATATCATTGATGTCATGGATGAAGAGGCATCCGATGATTATTCTAAATTAGCGGGTGTACCAGATCTCGATCATGTTGATAAGAGTCCCTTTTCTGCTGCAAAAAAACGGTTGCCATGGTTGATCATTCTCTTGTTCTTAGGCTTATTGACCGCTAGCCTTATTGGTCGTTTCGAGGAGACACTTAGCCAAAAAGCGATCCTGGCTGTATTTATTCCATTGATTGGCGGCATGGCTGGCAATACAGGAACACAAGCATTGGCCGTGGCGGTACGGGGAATTGCAACAGGGGAATTGGAGCAGGCAAGCAAGTGGAAGCTCGTCATACGGGAGGCGGGGACTGGCCTCATCACTGGCCTGACATGTGGAACAGCCATCATTTTCATTGTATATATTTGGCAAGGTGATCTAATGCTGGGTTTATTGGTTGGAATATCGATTTTCATTACTTTAATAGTTGCCACACTCGCGGGCTCGCTTGTACCGCTCCTCATGCATAAAATGAAGATTGACCCGGCGGTAGCCTCAGGACCATTCATTACAACTATCAATGACATTATCAGTGTTCTGATTTATTTTGGATTAGCTACATTATTCATGGGTTATTTACTATAAGTTAAAGCAGGCCTTTTGGGGAAGCGATATTCCAAAGGGACTTCAGAAAACGGTGTTTTTATCAGAGGAAATTTGGTATACTGTCATTAGTAGCAGGTACTAATAACTTGTATTAAAATTAGGAGGTCACATACGATGACTTTTTCATTAGAGGGAAAAACGTTTGTCATAATGGGTGTAGCGAATAAAAGAAGTATTGCATGGGGAGTTGCCCGTTCCTTACATAAGGCAGGTGCAAAGCTGATATTCACCTACGGAAAAGATCGTACAGAAAAAAGCGTTAGGGAACTATCTTCTACATTGGAAGGGAAGCCTTCCGCCATTTTACAATGTGATGTAACGAAGGATGAAAGCATTGAAAAATGTTTTGCGACGATTAAGGAAGAAATAGGTATCATTCATGGCGTGGCACACAGTATCGCATTTGCCAACAAGGAGGAACTTGACGGAGAGTTCGTCAACACGAGCCGTGAAGGGTTCTTGCTTGCCCATAATATCAGTTCTTTCTCTTTAACTGCTGTAGCTAAAGCTGCGAAAGAAATCATGCCGGAAGGTGGCAGTATTGTCACGATGACGTATCTTGGCGGTGAACGCGTCATGCCAAATTATAATGTAATGGGAGTGGCTAAGGCGTCACTTGAAGCCAGTGTCCGTTACCTATCAAGTGATCTTGGTAAAGATAACATTCGAGTGAATGCAATCTCAGCCGGTCCAATCCGTACGTTATCCGCTAAAGGTATCCGGGACTTCAATACAATCTTGAAGAAGATTGAAGAAGAAGCACCGCTCCGTCGTACAACGACTCCGGAAGAAGTAGGGGATACGGCGGTATTTTTATTAAGTGACATGTCCCGCGGAGTTACCGGGGAAAATATCCATGTGGATTCGGGTTATCATATAATCGGATGACATAAAAAAAGGGGACCTCTATGTCCCTTTTTTTATTGGTTTTCCCATCCTTTGTCTCTCTGCCCTTCAAAGATCGGTGTTAATCTGTGCTTTCCAGTATCTTGAATTTGCACATCAATTTGGATTGACCTGAGTGTGTCTTCTTTCAATGGAATTCTCCCGTTGGTTTCAACCTTCTTCCAAGCTTTAATATCCTTCCGATAGAGTTTTTCAGAAAGCCGGAAAAGGTCAATATCCCTTTTTTGTGTATATTGATAGGTTGTCTTTATTTCCTTTTTGATTGCACGTTTTATTTCTTTTTCATATTGATCACGTGTTGCCCCTTTTATCAACATTTCAACACTAGCTTTAACTTTCATCTTAATGTCAAAACGCACTTTTTCGTTTTTATCCACAAATGGTGTAATTTTACTTTTTTTATCATAAATGACAACAAATACGTCATTTTTCGTTTCTGGGAAAATGGTTACGTTGTCCCGAACAAAATCTTTATTGAACCACCTTCCGCCATTCAACATCTTCTTTGGGAGAATTGCTTTGATTTTATTCTCTGAGATGATAGCGACTGTTTCCATTAATAAATCCTTCTTCTTTTTTTCCTGACTGTTCCATTGTTCTGTTAATTTAAGTTGTGGAATCGCCACTTGATGGGCAGGTTCATCAATATTAATAATTATCTCTCTTAAATTAATGGGCGGGATAAAAGAGCTTTGTTTATAATTATCATCTGGGTCGCTTAATTTTGAAAAAGCCACGGAAACATTTTCGATAGGACTTATGAGCATCGCATCTTTAATTGAGTCTTTAGTCATGAAAAAGAAAATTCGGTAGCGTGTTTCGCGGTAGCGGTCTAAAAAATCAGCGGTATACTTAAGGCCGCCCGTTTTAATGGCTTCTTCCGAAAAAATCACAAAAGAGATGTGACCCCAGTAAACACGCCGGTCAGCCGTATGATACAAATTAAATATGGCTTCGTCCAATGTGCTTCCGGACGCTTTCCCAACATCAGCTGAGCTAAAGGAACTGGGGTCACCGCCTGCTTCGGATTTTGCTAACCCTCTCATGTTAATGATTTGAAGGTAGACAATGACCTTCCCGTCCTTGTAATCGATTCCTAAACCGTTTGCATAAATGAGACGTTCAGGTTCATTCGAATCCCAGCATCCTGACAGTATAGAAATACAACACGATAGGATGAGTATGTTTTTGATCTTTTTCATTTTTGTTCATCATCGCCTTTCCTCGTCGGATCTTTTGTAGAAAAGATGGGAGGGCGTCTTTTATCCAAAGAGGGAGGTATCTGAAAAAGAGTTTTAACGATATTGGACAAGCTTAAGTTGGCGGTCACTTCCATATAAGGAACACCCAATATTCGGATATTACTTACATATGCACAAAGAAACAGTGCTAACAGTATAAATGCGAAAAGTCCAAAAAAAGAAGCAGAAATAATAGCTAGGAGCCTTATTAAACTGATGACGCCATTGATGGGTTGATTGACGAGTGTGTAAGTAGCGACAGCTGAACCAGCAATCACTACAAGCATGGCAGGGCTTGTCAAACCGGAACGAATGGCTGCATCCCCAATGATTAAAGCACCCAATACACTTAATGTCGGTCCGACTGAAGTGGGTAAACGCATCTCTGCTTCTTTGAACACTTCAAAAACGATCACCATGGTTATCGCTTCCAATGCGGTTGGTAATGGCAATCCCCTCCTTGATTCGACAACTGTGGCCAACAAAATCAGCGGGAGCTGATCCTGATGAAAGGTGGTTAATGCAACCCAAAATCCTGGCAGAAGGGCAGCGATAAAAATGCCAAATATTCGAAGGGCCCTTTCGAAGGAAGCATAAATGGACGTATACTCATGATCTTCAGATGTTTTTAACACAATAAATAGGTTGATGGGTGTGATCATTGTGTAGGCTATACCATCAATCAGAATTAATAGTCTGCCTTTTAAAAGGCATTGCACGGCAAAATCCGGTTTACCGGTGTAGTCATGCCTTGGAAAGAGAAGAGAGGGCTGTCCTTCAATTAACCCCATAAATTGATTTCCTCCATATATCCCATCTATATCAATTGCTTCAATACTTTTAGTGATAGTTTGAACCATTTCAGGATCAGAGATATCATCCATATATAAAAGGGCGACTTTAGTCAATGTTCGCCTTCCCACTTCGAAATATTTCACACTCAAGGAGTTTGTTCGCATTCGCTTTCGTATTAAAGCGACATTTATGGATAAATCTTCTATGAATTATCTCTCGGCCCTTTTATCGTTACTTCTGTAGTTGTTTCCTCGGGAGTACGCTGCGGTCGATTAGCAATATTTGTAGACACCAGATAGTTGTATCCTTCAAAGTAAATCAATAATTTCCCAGAATAGATATCTGCGAACAACTCTTCCTTTGTGTTTACATCGGCAAGGTGAGGAAGATGAAGGGAGTCCTTTATGTCATCAATTTTTAAAGCTCCTCTTGGATGCTTTTCGAAAAATAAAGATAGCCCTTCAAATACAAGATTATTTAACAATTCAGTATCGATAAGACCGTCACATCCAATTAATGTGATTTTTATCGGAGACTCATCACGATATAAACTGCTTTGGAAGAATACATCTTCTGAATTATGAAAAATTTCTTTTATATCGTTTTCGCTTTTTATTATGAGATGTTCTGATTTTTCAATTTTACTATTCTGTTTGGACGGTTGCTTTTTCGTTTTTTTGAACATCGGATGAGGACCTCCTTTTTTTACGATTAAAACAAAAATACTTAAAGGATGGAAAACGCTAAAAAGAACCAGAATGTAACCGGCAAGACAATTGTTTTTATAATGTAATATAATATGACATCACTGAAACTGAATGAATTGGAAACGATAAGCATCACTAAATAGGCAATGAGCAATATCGTTTTGTTCAGCGGTTTTTTTATCGATAGGACTTCAAGCGATAAAAACAGTAAAAAGGAGACTCGTATGAATGCCCCGGTTAACCATTGATAAATGGATAAGAAGTCAAGGTGTTCAATGAACCTTCCCAAGGTGACCAATCCCCATTGCTCAAATGCAGGGTACTTTTGTCTTGAAGCTTCAAGCAGACCGAATTCGGTAATGGAGCCAATAAGGGGCCAAGGATAAGCCAAGTAAGGATAATGGTATTCAATGCAAATACCTTATATTTTATTTTCCCATGACCTTTTTGTTGAATGAAAAGTATGACAATCAACTCAATAAGCCCTGACAAAGGATAGATCATCCCAGAGAAAACAGGAGACCAGCCATGTTCAAGAATCGGTTGCAAAAGTGAATAATTTTTAAATTGAATATTTGCGATTGCCACAAAAAAACCAAACAGGATTACGGCAAATAATACGAATAGTATTGGTAATAGCAATCGTTTGGATGTTTGTTGAGGCAAGGAAAAAGCAAAATCCCGTAAAAAGGATTATTTCAAAAATCGGTGGAGTTACGGGCAAGTAGGATACTTTTGTCCATACAACCATCTCTTTCAACGAAACTGCAGCTAATGAAGCGAAACAAATACTTATGACAATGGATAACATTCTGCCTGGCGCTTTACCAATATTCGTTTCCACCCATACAAATATGTTGGTCTGACCGGTGGATTTATGGATGTAAAATAAAAGTAAACACCAAATCATTATCAATCCAAAAGCAAGTAAAACGGAAATCCATCCATCCCGTTTTGCACTTGGCAGTAAGTGCGGGAGGATCGTTACATGATTTTTCAAGCCGACAGCCGTCATCATGATTAAAGATAGTTGTACGGTTGAAATCTTCCCATTTTTTTTCATCCTCATTTACTCCTTTAACATATCATTATCTTTATTTTTCTCCATTAATACCCAACATATCCAAAATTGGTTACCGTCATTATTTAACATCTCCAGCATAAAAAAGGGTGAATTTCATATAAATGATACATAGAGTAGATATTAAACTGTTTGTGAGAATCAGTATAAACCTGCTTTCAACCCTATTCGTGAAAAAGAAGGAGGGGCATCATGGACGTGAAGAAAGTTGACCTGCCTTGTGCTGTTGGAAAACAAAACATACACAATATGCTGAAGAGACATACGAATTTGAATTTGGATGAAAAAAAATTCAGCACTTCATATACTGCCGAGGAATTGGTGGAGCTATTGTCCCGACTCCCTGCCTTTGCACCTAAGCCTGTTTGTAAATTCATCATCAATGACCGCACACTGTTTGGAAAATTGGAACATAAGAAAGAATCCAGTCTGTTCATAAGGCATAAATTCGGGAAAAAGGTTGTTCAATACCATATGAAACAGCTGCAGTCTGTGGATATTCTGAAATATTAAGGAGGATTTTCATGTCAGAGAATAATGGCGATAAGGAATCCAAACCATTGTTATATGTAGATCAGGCAAAAATCTCCGATCTGCGAGGGAATATGCAAAGTGATTTTCGAACGAAAAAAGAAACACCGCAAGAAAACGTTGAGCCGGTACTTCAGGAAGACGGGCATAAGGAAGAAAAAATCGAAAAGATCAAACGCGAATTTGGTGTTTATGATGTCATGAAGGAAATTGAAACAGAGATTACGGGTATAAGGAAAATTACCGAACAATATGTCCCAGAACAAACTCCGGTTAAACACATGGAAAATCCTGAACAATCAGAAAAGGAAACCGAAAAGCCAGTTAAGAAAAAAAGAAAGAAAGTGGAGAAAAGGGAATCTTCTGGGGACATCATTTCCCGCCTATCCAATCATCAAGGTTTTCCAAAGCCATTATGTGAGGCTGTTATTAACGGAGAAACGCTTCAGTTTCAGGTGTTGGGAATGAAGGGGGAATCAGTGAAGATTAAAAGAGGGAACCATATTCGTTTCGTAAGTCTACCGGATATTATTGATGCCAAAATAATTGGAGAATCCAAGAAGAAGGAGCAATATTGAATGATTCTCCCGGAAAATGAGTTCACCTTATTTCTAATAATAGGCTTGGCTTCTTTCAGGCTGACACGCTTGATCGTATTCGATAAAATCATGGAACCGATACGCCGCCCCTTTTTTAAAGAGATAGAGGAAAAAGATGAAGAAGGAGATGTGGAAATATTTTTAATGCCCAAAGAAAAGGGCCTGCTTGGCTGGGGTGGGCAACTGCTTAGCTGTTTTTGGTGTGTTGGTGTATGGGTCAGCCTTTTACTGGTACTCCTTTATATACAACATTGGTTTATAGGCTACGTACTGATTTTAACCCTTGCAGTAGCGGCAGTAGGCGCAATTATTGAGGTCATAATCAGCAAAATTATGGACATTTGATTGGAAACAACTTGTCTCTTCGTTCATATAGTATGGTATAGATCTTAAAGGAGGAGTCATAAATTGAATCAGAAACAGAATCCATGGGCTTATGCAAAACCGATTAAAAAAGATCAACCGGTCAAAATCAAGAAGGACTGTGGCTGTAATAATAACAATAAAAATAAAGGCTATTGAGTGAAAAAACCTTTCCATTTTGGAAAGGTTTTTTTATTTCCTAATCCTACCATTCATAAAAACCAGTTAAACAAGAAAATAATAATAGAACGATAAATTAGGATGTGATTCTATGTTCAGACAAGGAAGATATTTTAAGGGCAAATGGCTGTTTGTTATGTTTGTTTTGTGTTTGCTCACTGCCTGTAGCAGTCAGGGTGACGGAAAAACAGAGAATTTAGCATTGCTTAAACGTACGAATCCTAAACCGATGGATATCATTAATGGGATGGATGAAAAGGGTGAAAAGGGACTGATCTCAAAGGTCAAGGAAACCGTTGCTAACGAAGACGCCATCTATGATGTGATCGTCGTGAAAAATGGCAAAAAGATTATCGTCGCATATAAGGTTAAGCACTTAAAACGTTTTCATATGAAGAAAATTGAAAAAACTGTGACTGGAAATCTTGAAAAGCAGTTTCCCAAGTATGATTTTATCGTTTCGAGCGATTATAAAATCTTTTTGGAATCTGTAAGATTGAACGAGTTACTCAAGGAAAAAGATGTTCCCGAGAAAAAGGCGAAAAGGAAGTTCAAGGAGATTGAAGGACTTCAAAAAG
Protein-coding sequences here:
- a CDS encoding GTP pyrophosphokinase codes for the protein MESWDDFLAPYTQAVEELKVKLKGLRKQFERENIHSPIEFVTGRVKPIVSILDKASQKDIAIDKLGTEIQDIAGLRMMCQFVDDIEQVVELLRGRNDFEIVEERNYISHKKASGYRSYHVVIRYPVQTIHGEKNILAEIQIRTLAMNFWATIEHSLNYKYKGIFPEDIQLRLKRAAEAAFLLDAEMSQIRTEIQEAQRLFSRKKDS
- a CDS encoding NAD kinase, which translates into the protein MKFAITSKGDAKSNTLMQRMRTYLQDFHLEYDEDQPDIVISVGGDGTLLYAFHRYSNRLDKTAFVGVHTGHLGFYADWTPDEIEKLVIALAKTPFQVVEYPLLETIVRYQHGGRETRFLALNESTVKSVEGTLVMDVEIRGQHFETFRGDGLCIATPSGSTAYNKALGGAIVHPSIDAIQITELASINNRVFRTVGSPLLLPAHHTCMFRPVNAVNFQITIDHLTLLQEDVKSIQCRVADEKIRFARFRPFPFWKRVHDSFIAN
- a CDS encoding RluA family pseudouridine synthase — translated: MSNQNFSLTWSVFEEDSGSLLREFLSKCDISKRALTDIKFKGGYIQLNGEEVTVRERIETGDIITVIFPPEQASEGLLPEPIPLNVRYEDEFVLVVAKPSSMNTIPSREHPNGSLANGLAGYYKKKGIQATIHIVTRLDRDTSGLVLIAKHRHIHHLLSEQQKSGKVKRRYQAIAEGLVDGPEGEIVAPIGRKSTSIIEREVRDDGRYACTLFKVLAHTGSHTFLNLELQTGRTHQIRVHIAHIGHPLAGDDLYGGSRRDISRQALHCFELKFLHPFTKKMMLFQEELPEDMTRLLEGSIGWDF
- the prpE gene encoding bis(5'-nucleosyl)-tetraphosphatase PrpE; translated protein: MNIDIIGDIHGCFAEFKQLTEKMGYTWDTGIPVHPSGRVLGFVGDLTDRGPNSLQVIEVVHELVINQNIARYAPGNHCNKLYRYFSGNKVQISHGLETTVAEYESLNIREQKKIRKKFMDLYERSPLYQLIDDGRLIIAHAGIRSDYIGQYSSKVKTFVLYGDINGSKHPDGSPVRKDWAQSYKGEKWIVYGHTPVPEARRVNHTYNIDTGCVFGGKLTAVRYPEMDLQEVPSTMPYIAEKFRTSFD
- the mgtE gene encoding magnesium transporter; amino-acid sequence: MNNGLLLEALKTENLDQFRTEFLEMHPYDQAQFYTSLSDEFRSVVYRYLSPEEMAGLFENIEIDKEDFESLLAEMNPSYVADMLSHMYADDAADVLNEINDEQAVSYLTIMDDEAASEIQELLNYEEYTAGSIMTTEFIAIEANETARSAMKILKREAPQAETIYYVFVTDQDKKLLGVLSLRTLIIADEDALIGDLMDDRVVSVPVSEDQEEVARKIRDYNFLAVPVVDFQNHLLGIITVDDIIDVMDEEASDDYSKLAGVPDLDHVDKSPFSAAKKRLPWLIILLFLGLLTASLIGRFEETLSQKAILAVFIPLIGGMAGNTGTQALAVAVRGIATGELEQASKWKLVIREAGTGLITGLTCGTAIIFIVYIWQGDLMLGLLVGISIFITLIVATLAGSLVPLLMHKMKIDPAVASGPFITTINDIISVLIYFGLATLFMGYLL
- the fabI gene encoding enoyl-ACP reductase FabI, which codes for MTFSLEGKTFVIMGVANKRSIAWGVARSLHKAGAKLIFTYGKDRTEKSVRELSSTLEGKPSAILQCDVTKDESIEKCFATIKEEIGIIHGVAHSIAFANKEELDGEFVNTSREGFLLAHNISSFSLTAVAKAAKEIMPEGGSIVTMTYLGGERVMPNYNVMGVAKASLEASVRYLSSDLGKDNIRVNAISAGPIRTLSAKGIRDFNTILKKIEEEAPLRRTTTPEEVGDTAVFLLSDMSRGVTGENIHVDSGYHIIG
- a CDS encoding Ger(x)C family spore germination protein, with amino-acid sequence MKKIKNILILSCCISILSGCWDSNEPERLIYANGLGIDYKDGKVIVYLQIINMRGLAKSEAGGDPSSFSSADVGKASGSTLDEAIFNLYHTADRRVYWGHISFVIFSEEAIKTGGLKYTADFLDRYRETRYRIFFFMTKDSIKDAMLISPIENVSVAFSKLSDPDDNYKQSSFIPPINLREIIINIDEPAHQVAIPQLKLTEQWNSQEKKKKDLLMETVAIISENKIKAILPKKMLNGGRWFNKDFVRDNVTIFPETKNDVFVVIYDKKSKITPFVDKNEKVRFDIKMKVKASVEMLIKGATRDQYEKEIKRAIKKEIKTTYQYTQKRDIDLFRLSEKLYRKDIKAWKKVETNGRIPLKEDTLRSIQIDVQIQDTGKHRLTPIFEGQRDKGWENQ
- a CDS encoding spore germination protein; translation: MRTNSLSVKYFEVGRRTLTKVALLYMDDISDPEMVQTITKSIEAIDIDGIYGGNQFMGLIEGQPSLLFPRHDYTGKPDFAVQCLLKGRLLILIDGIAYTMITPINLFIVLKTSEDHEYTSIYASFERALRIFGIFIAALLPGFWVALTTFHQDQLPLILLATVVESRRGLPLPTALEAITMVIVFEVFKEAEMRLPTSVGPTLSVLGALIIGDAAIRSGLTSPAMLVVIAGSAVATYTLVNQPINGVISLIRLLAIISASFFGLFAFILLALFLCAYVSNIRILGVPYMEVTANLSLSNIVKTLFQIPPSLDKRRPPIFSTKDPTRKGDDEQK
- a CDS encoding spore germination protein → MFKKTKKQPSKQNSKIEKSEHLIIKSENDIKEIFHNSEDVFFQSSLYRDESPIKITLIGCDGLIDTELLNNLVFEGLSLFFEKHPRGALKIDDIKDSLHLPHLADVNTKEELFADIYSGKLLIYFEGYNYLVSTNIANRPQRTPEETTTEVTIKGPRDNS
- a CDS encoding GerAB/ArcD/ProY family transporter translates to MKKNGKISTVQLSLIMMTAVGLKNHVTILPHLLPSAKRDGWISVLLAFGLIMIWCLLLFYIHKSTGQTNIFVWVETNIGKAPGRMLSIVISICFASLAAVSLKEMVVWTKVSYLPVTPPIFEIILFTGFCFFLASTNIQTIAITNTIRIICRNPVWFFCGNRKYSI
- a CDS encoding DUF1360 domain-containing protein, with product MILPENEFTLFLIIGLASFRLTRLIVFDKIMEPIRRPFFKEIEEKDEEGDVEIFLMPKEKGLLGWGGQLLSCFWCVGVWVSLLLVLLYIQHWFIGYVLILTLAVAAVGAIIEVIISKIMDI